The DNA window TCCATGCTAAATAGCCAAAAATGGCAATAATTGTAAATCCTAAAAACTGTAGACTTGTAAAAGTAAACCCTTTATAGAAATAAAGCGGTATAGAAATAACATCACCAATAATCAAAAATATCCAGTTTTCTAATTTACGTCTTGCCATTAACCACATACCTACAAAAAAGAGAGCTGTTGTAATAGTATCAATGTAAGCTACCCAACCCGTCCATTTATCAAAACTTTTATAAACTACAAACACAAATAACAATGTTGCTATAAAAATATAAACACTTGTTTTTTTCTCTTTAACTGTGGTTTTTGAAATTGGTGTTACGTGTATTTCGTCAACTTTTCTAGTCCAAATATACCAACCATATATACTCATTATAAAATAATAAGCATTAATCATCATATCTCCTAATAATCCCCATTTTATTAATAAATACACAAATATGACTGTATTTACTATTCCCGTTGGAAATACCCAAATCTTGTTCTGTTTTGAAA is part of the Psychroserpens ponticola genome and encodes:
- the pnuC gene encoding nicotinamide riboside transporter PnuC; the encoded protein is MNHIFEFFFGQYETYSTIDIVLEIIAVLFGFLSVWFSKQNKIWVFPTGIVNTVIFVYLLIKWGLLGDMMINAYYFIMSIYGWYIWTRKVDEIHVTPISKTTVKEKKTSVYIFIATLLFVFVVYKSFDKWTGWVAYIDTITTALFFVGMWLMARRKLENWIFLIIGDVISIPLYFYKGFTFTSLQFLGFTIIAIFGYLAWKKSLNKSQLQTQTV